CAAGATCCATGCTGAACGGAGGGCGGACATCTGCGAGTGCCAACATCCCGAGCGCATTACCGCAGTAGCGAAACAGTTATCAATGGCATGGGAGCGCGTTGATGAACTGTTGAATGTGGAATCCCCGCAGACCGGCGAACTGAATTGCCTCCAGAGAAAGGGTTCCTGGAGGGAAGAGGCTTGAGGggaagttggtggtggcagcggcGCCGCACGTGAGGTCGTATTCAATCCGCGGCGAACCAATTTGCGGCCAGATATCCCGTTCACATTCTCTccacttccccccttcccttcggACTACAGGATCCCTTAATTCCACTATAGGGAtgtctatattattaatacatAGTTTTTGATGAATCAGCTTGCTTACGGTGGGCCTCATTCCCGGATAATTTCACATTTAGACGGTTAAGATGTACTTCGCAGTAGAAAACCAAGCTTAATGAAATAGCGCTCAAACAATGCTGGCCGGATAGATCAGTGTGTATATGCCAATGTAACTCCCGCTTCATCCAAAATAATCAAGTATAAAAGTAATCGAAGAAACAGCATAtggttggtgatgagaaagtcgccaaaaaaaaaagaaaggaagtaaAGTCACAGGGGATATCTCGAGTAAAAGAAATACAGATGAAGGTGATCACAGTGCCGCTATATAAATGATTTTGCGGATAACGAGACGATTATGGATGTCATTGTGTCGGTGAATCCAGCTTCAGTATGtcgagaaaagagagagagggataTGTACGGGTCACGGTTGATGCCCTGATTCTTCAGGAATGCGCCATTGCGTGAATGATCGGGGTTGCGCTTCTATCACATAGTCGACGCCGTTGTCAGAGGTGTAGCTAGGCGGCCGTGGGATCCGCGATTTGTTGCTCCCATGCCTGCCGACGCCCTTTGGCGCGTGTGCGTTGTTATTCTCGATGCGCTGCCAGTACAGCAAGTCGGGGTTAATCCTCTGCATATAGAAGTCAGCGGAACTGGTCACCATCAAGGAAACGAATGATTTCCGTAATCATGGCGATACTTACCACACTTTCCCGCCAAAGACCGTAGGCGGGAGGAGGCGCTGTGACCTTTTCGCGTACGGCATTCGGGCTCGCTGCTCCAACGTCCTCATCGCCAGCCAAAATAACGTGGATAGGACGCGCTGGTTGCGCATAGCCGGCTGGCCCTGCCCTGCTGGGTATGCGATTCGTAGCGACATCAGAGTCCGGCCGTCGTAACAGTGCCATCAAGAAGCGCGTGAGAGAATGACAGAAAACAATGCCAAGAATTAAgatcatgaagatgagaagaattTGGAGCTCTCGGCCCAATGTCGTACGGGAAGCAGCGAATGCGAGGTAAATGGCGATAACGAGTATGAGGAAACATGCGGATATAACTAGCGTGATCAGTCGCCTccgcagcttcttctccttcagccgTGATACGAACGATTGCCTGCATCGGAGGTCTTCAGGGTCTGGCGGGGAGTGTGCTCCATGCGAATCTCGACCTGAGCGCGCATGCGACCGTGTTTCGCCGGagcttcctgctgctgcggacTGCAACTCAATTGGGACATACGGTCCTCTTGGCGCATAttgagatgcagcagcatctCTGAGAGAACTATGCGACGGTGCTGGTCGACCAGGTAGACGCGATTCGCGACGCTCAGCGCGGTCACCAAGGATTCGCTGTTCCAGGTCGAGACGATGGTCGGCTACCCATGATGTGAATCGCTCCTCCCGATTGGGAGCCCGTTGGAGTTGGTCATCTGCGATTGACCCACTGGAATTGACATGCGAAGAGCGATCGGGCGAGAACATGCCGGGGATCGAGCTGGAATGTGTTGTCGATCCCGAATGAGACAGCTGAACCGATTCCATGTCAACTCAAACTAGCAGTCGTACAATGACATCTGGACAGACGCAGGGCGCGACTTTCAAGTGCTTCGCAGAGATCACTGATGAGTATTATATGCGTCGATAGTGGGAACTCCAATCGCGTATATGATATGTTCTGCGTCGATATGTACTGCCCACTTCCGCATTCGTTGAACAACACACAAATAAGCGTCGCGGGAACGCAGAACCGGATGCAAACCGCCTGGAATGAGAGCCTTTACGACGCAAAGCGGATAATTGCTAGCGAAGGCGGATATCTGTGGCCGAACTGGGAAATTGGTTATGATTTCGGACGCTATACATTCATAATGAAGATCGAGCCTGGGGTGTAGGAGAGGGGCCCAGGGGAGAGCAGCATCAGACGCAGGAATCCCGATCGCGAAGTCACAGGACACGAGCGATGGCGACCCAAAGGCAATTAGATTGATGGAAATTGTATCGGGATGGAGTAGGAAGAAAATTGGATTTTGAAACGAACGCGCAGAAAAAGCGAAGGAACAGGGCGAGCACCAGGCCAGCCGGTTAGGAGAGGGTGATTCGGTTCAGCacggagagagcgagagcgagagaggtTCGACGAACAGTAAACTATTATACCCGAATGATAGTCCGGACGGAGAGGGGATAAGATATCACaggggaaaaagcaaatactAATGGGGCAGATGCCGataaggatgaggaggtaaagatgaagaaagtggaagcaaaaagaaacGTTGGAAAAAGATACTAGTAGCAGAGCCTCAGATGTTGTACGCGAGCAAGAGCGAAAGATCCATACTATGAACCCGGAATAAACAATGAGATGGGGAAAGCGAGCGAGAGAGAaacagagagaaaggaagagctGAGAGGCAGAGAGTAacgagagagacagagagagtgACACTTCCCGTTCCCCAATGGGTAATTATTACGGGCGACTAAGAGAGGGAAGTGGTGCTGCTAAGCAGCTTAGTTGGTTACAGACagtttctctctctcacacgCAGGCCTTTCCTAAACAACTTTGATAGGAAGTAACTTTCATTCATTCTGCCcttttgatattattattagccATCATTTCCCTATCCTACCCACTTCTCTACGTATAACTGACGAAACTGGAATCCAGTTTGCACAACCGGCCTGATCcgaaaaaaaatttattattagtagctGATTAGCTGGTTGATGGACTGCCGAATGCTGATTTGGCGTCTCTCCTCGTTCTTCTGCTTTAGGGGCTGACCATTTTACCCCTGGATGACCCACGTTGCCCTGATATAGACACGGACACCATTCAATACTAAGTATAGCCACAGCTCCCCTCCCTCggccccctctctcccccccaaaaccaAGTCCGAGCTGTCCGATAACAACCCGCAGCTGCTGCATAGCTATTGATCTTACGCCATAGCTGTCTTCATCTAAGAATTGATCTATACTACTAGCCCACTAGTCTGGTTTAACAGACCTGTGCATCGACAACTATATCTGTGCTCCTTGACACTCTTCCCCGTGGCATCCTCAATACTTTCGGTCCTGACGGGCCGATGCTTGGATGCGGGTAAACATTATACTACTAATCCTAAACTAATATTAAGGATGGCTGTGGCTCCTCGCGCCTAAAGGAAGCCAACTGTTTCGGCCTCACAGTCAGGTCCCCCCTCTTGGGACCCTCTTCCCAAGGGGGCCAATCGAGCGCCAATGAATCCCTCGACGCGCTGGTAATTTCTATTAAGAGCGGCTACCACAGCTTACTGAGACAAAACTGGCCCGTAGCTAGGGTCACTTATCGCCATGATCTTCCAAGGTTACACAAATGGAGTGCGAGCCATTATCACGTTGACGTATATTATTACACTTGTAAGGCATTGAATATATGGATATACTGCGCTCCACGGGAGGTATTCGAATAATGGTAGTAATCCATTTCCCCGTCATGCGGCCGGCCGTTCTCCCCGGTTCTGCCCATAATGGCTAATCTACCAGCCTTGGTTGACCATGTTTCAACCGGCAAGCAAGGTTGATGCTGGAAGGTTCTCTTGCCATCACTATTCGCCACAAGTCTAAACTAAACTTGATGGAGCGGGGACCCGGCATGTGTTGTCATAGATAAATGCTGTTCGTAATGAGACGGATTAAACTCGTGATTGTGTTGGCTGGATGTGCTGCACATGCGCTTCCCCTCACTTGCCAAGTTCACCGAGCATGAGCGTTCTATCGGACGATCCCGAGACAACTATAGACAGACATTAGTATACCAACGACGTTCCCCAAACCCGGTGTGACTTACTGATGGGCTCATTGTTTGGTGAGAACCGGACGTCATTGACAGTCCCCTTATGTCCAGGGAGCTTGTATAGAATTTTGCCGGACTTCGAGTTCCAGACTACGACACTTCTGTCACCACTGCCCGCCGCAATCTTCTCTCCACTCGGGTCCCAACTGGCCCGGATGAggttcttctccaacccgACCGGCGCGCCGTCAAATGTCCTGACGTGTCTATTGGCCGGCGCGAATGGCCGGATGTCCCACGTGCGTACGGTCGAGTCGTGTGAGTTGGAAAGAAGAGTTTGCGAGTCGGGCGAGATTTCGAGAGAGGTGATGGTTTCCGTGTGTCCCGCCATGGAGTAGACGATGCCCTTCTTCCGTAGATCCCAAGCATGAATAGTGTTATCAATACCACCACTATAGATTTCGTTACCCGCCTCCGAAAGCGCCACCGCCGTGATGGGCAACTCAGTTTCCAGATATTCGATGGCATCCTTTTGCCGGGGATCCCAGATGCCTATGCAGCCGTCGTCACTTGCGCTGACCAGCAATTCCTGGCCTCTTTTGCTTATGTCAAGACAATTGATAATCTCCTCGTGCCCAATGTGCCGGCGTATCCTTTGTCCGGTCTCGAGATCCCAACTAGCGAGCGTCATGTCGGCCGATGCGGAAAATAACGTTCTGGAGTCGCGCGACCATTGAAGATCAAGAACTGCTCCCCGGTGACCTGATAGCGCACCATAGTTCTCGCATTGTCCGTATGTGTTCCAAAGCACTGTTGTCGACTCTGCGATTAGCCTGTACCCTCGGGCCATTACAATCAGACGAAAAACGTACAGATAGATCTATCCATTGAGCCCGAAGCAATGTGCTGGGCAGTGGGATCAAACCGCACCGAAAAGATTTCACCAGAATGACCTAGTATTATCCATTATATGTCAGACTTTGTCGTAAGTCACCGCGGTGGTGCAGCTCACCATTCATTTCCATAATCGGTGCTTGAAGCCCGCTGGTGCGGGGAACCTATAACCAAGGTCAACAATGGGACCTGACAAAAACCTCACTTCTCCAATAATGCGGGATAAAGCATACTGATTGAATCAAAGCCCCATTTTGCGACGAGCTTTGGACGATGGCTGTGCTATCATTGAGACCGGCGTCGGACTTCTTTCGCTTGACGACAAGCTGGTTCGATGAGCCAAAGGCTTCTTGGGCAGGTCGCTTTTCCCCCGACATTGTTGAAAGTAAATCCAGCGGGCGAGTTCAATCAATGGGTATGCGAGTTGAAGTAGGGATGGAGGCTGAGCGTAGAATGCAATCAAGCCTAGTAGCTGGGGAAATCTGGACTGGACGCGCCGACCCGGACTAAGTCTTGCGTCCGAGGCTCTAAGCATGGTTTCTGCGTAAGCGCCAACCAGCCGCGCTAGGCGCCGAGCGCTGGTCCACCAGGCGCGTGAAGCTCCGCCTCAGGCCCCCCTCGGTCCACCGAATCAAGCGGGGAAGAGTGCGCATTGCTCTTGTCATTGTTTACCAGCCGCTTGCAAACTTGAGTTTTAATGAAATTTTGCGTCGttcatatttatttactttgaCTCCGGGCTTAACGAGTGTGATTAGCAATCATGTCATCTGCAACAAAAGCGTCTAGGATTGGGGAAGAGTAAGCTGTTCATTTACCTCACTTGACCAGTAACCCCTTACTAACGTTCTGAACCCGACAGGCTGTGGAAGTCAGTAAGCTGCATGCGCATAGTTGGCGCTCGAAGGCCCCTCAGGAACCGAGCGAAGCCAGCTTGAAACGGACGGACAACTGACATACTCCCGACCTTACCAGGACGAGAGTTGACAAAGTGAACGCCGAGTTGGTAACATTAACGTACGGTACAATTGTCGCGCAACTTTGCCAGGACTACGATGGAAACTACCAAGAAGTGAACAAGCaactggagaagatgggctACAATATTGGAATGCGACTTATCGAGGACTTTTTGGCCAAGTCGGGCGTGGGCCGTTGTGCTAATTTCCGGGAAACAGCGGATATGATTGCAAAGGTATCTTGAGTCCAACAGGCGGAGCACTTGGCCGAAACTATCTGGATCTCTGGGAGCTGACGAGTGTTATGCCAACTGCAGGTTGGGTTCAGGATCTTCCTCAACATCGCGCCCACGGTCACCAACTGGACAAGTGACAACAACCAATTCTCTCTCATATTTGAAGAGAACCCGTTGGCGGATTTCGTTGAGCTGCCTGATGACGGACGGGCTCAAGATGAGCTGTGGTTCTCTAATATTCTTTGTGGAGTTCTGCGGGGTGCATTGGAGATGGTAAGACGGCGTGCTGCAGGGAGTTGATCTGTTCTCTGCTAGCCACTTCCATGCATATCTGTGCTAATTCTGGGAACAGGTGCAAATGCAGATCGAGGCGCATTTTGTGAGCGATGTTTTGCGGGGCGATGACACTACGGAGATGCGGGTATCGCTTGTAAGGTACATTGAGGACGAGATGCCACCCGATGAGGAGTGATGGCGCCAGCCGTATGGTTCTGAAATTGTTTATACAAGTCGAGGCGTCTGGTGTTATGAGGGTTTAATCCGCCGATCTGGAGCTGCAGTTACCAATGAAATACTACCTTTATTACGACTTATGATTGATACGGAGTCTTGCATCTGTAATTCCAGTCTAGCGTTCTCGCACTAAACCCCGTTTACATAGAAGGTCTCCTGCAGGTCACCAGATCAAAACACCAATTCATTGTCACAGAGGGACAAGATGAACAATTGCATGATAGCGAAATtaacaagaaaaaggaattTACAACGGATATCAAGGCCTAGAACATGACCTGTCAATATAGTAGATCCCATCTTTACAGAGGGACGCTCTCCGAACCCGGAGCATGGGGATCTACACGGGTGCCATTAGTATGACAGGCGCACTGGTACCTCATCAAGGCGGTGTGAGATTCTGCCATCCCGGAGAAGACCACCGACGCGATTCAGGTCCCTGTAATTTAACCGTAGAGGAAACCAGCCTCACGGTAATTGTATTTCACAGGCTTGAGAAGTGATTTAAGACGATATAAGACTACAGAATGTGTATAAGATGCAGTGTAATGATTTTCCGGTGAATCAAGGGCGGAGCAATCTCAATTTGTATGTCGATAGATCCTGGCCAACACATCTCTTACGGAGGACGGCCCGCACTATTCACGACTCGGCAGTGATCGGAGACTGACGGCCGTGACCTGTACTCCGTCTGATTGATACAACGCGATCCAGTCTGATCCTGCTGATCTAGCTATGAAAAAGTGTAATCACAGAGCGGCAGAGGCCGGACTTTGTCCAGAAAGAGCTAGAATAGAGATACCGTGCGCGGGGAAGAGTAGAGATCTCAATTGATATCTAACTCATATGATGTGCAACATCAGTATCTAGACACCTAACATTTCAACACAGAGTCCGGGGAACGGCAGGATGGGCAGATCGGCGCAGGAAATCCTCACCCGGCGGGAGAGTCACCACGTGATGCGCTAGACCAAAACGGGGGCGAAGCATCCCATCATTCCCAGGGTGTGCCAGGATATACGCGGTGGCGAGTCTGCGATTCAGGAAAAGCAGCCTCAAACTGTCAAATAGAGAATAAGAGAGGGTGGAATTGCTGTGTTATTCACTtcttatagaaaaaaaaaatcttctaGTAATCTCGATGATTTGAGAAATTCATTGAATACGAATTGTCTATTTCAAATCTATAGTATAATACTCATCTGTGTTAGTGGGTTCAAATCAATGAATCGATCAATTACGGAGTACATTGTGAAGGGTCGCGGTGATTCCGCTGTATCAGATACACTTTATACACCACCAGATCGGGTGGATCACTCGGCGCGTGTTGATGCTTCGGAGTCCAAAGGAAGCAAGAGACTGAGAGTGAATTAGtagtgagagagagacaggtatcttatataacttataacCAGCCTCTTTGATTTATTTGAAATTTTTAccagcatcttctccttttttttctcgtttcatctctctctcatcgTGATCAAATATACTGGTAAGTTGTTGCTCCGATCTTGAATCTTTCATGCTTGTTCTCTTAGAATAGTCCTTCATGTAAATCATCATCTATTGTCTTTCTACTATCTCATTGCCTGTCAACTCTTCTCTCTGTGTCTCTCTCACTGTTacaaatttttattttttcccaTCGGGATTTCCGCTGGAACTGCATGCTGAGATATACGCGAGCCAGCCGCATCTCCCAGCCCTCCCACGGCGTTCCGGGCAAGATAATCCGCGCCGAACAAGCGATTCACGCCCGGCCGGCAGTGATTGAGCAACTCCAGGCACCGCGCCTGATATCCACGtcctcccacccaccagAGAACACCTCAGATCCACCGCTACACCTTGTCCTAACctttgcctctctctctctcctccctcccccccccccctccactTCCTACTCTTCAAATCTGCCGGATCTCTCCGTCTGTCCCCCCTTTCCTTTTGCTGCAGGGGCTTTTGAGGatacttctgctgcttctgaaGTCCTCTCACATCCTTGGCTTTGGCTGGTACCCCCCGTCGGGTTGCGTCTGGTCGGGTTCTCTCCTATACCTCGTTCCCGTCCTTTGCCATCCTGTGTCGCTTGTTCGCCGCCCTGCCCCCCCCGGCTGATCTTACCGCGCATTTTCGGTCAACTGGCTTCTGTGAACAAGTACACCaatcctttcttctcttaatctttttttctccttccttaTCCCGCCTGTCTCCTGCTTTCAACTGGACCGTGTCTCGATTGAAAGTCCTTTCGCCCGCTTGTGCTCCGTCTCGCCTCACCTTGTGGAAGTCACCGAagattctttctcttcttctctcccagtTGCCGTATGCTTCTGAGTGGGCCACACTCGCCTTCCCTTGTTGGTGATCATCGCGACACCTTTGCTCTGCGTTGTCCTATACTCTCCGTCAGAGATACCCCCCTCTACGTCAGTTAGCGTGAAACGATATCGCGGGTTCAACTTCCGCCTAGATTAGCACCGGAACCCGGCTTACTCCCTGGCGATCGCGCATCCAGGTCTGGTTACGAAGCCGTTCTTATCACTGAGCTGGAAGCGTCTGTGACCCTGCCTTGTACATTCCCTCACCTCGGGACCTTGATTGCCGCGCGCTGCGCCTCGTCGCTTCCTTTGTGGTGAGCTCCCTCGCCGCAAGACGGTGGATGCGCGTTGAACGTTCTCGGACCCCCCGACGCTTTCCCATCGAAGACAATAACTAGGTGAGGGTGGCTGGACCCTTCTTTTGAGTGCCACCATGAATCAGATGAACCAGATGAACCAGATGAATATGGCTGGAATGAACCCCGGTGCAGGGGGCCCAGTGGGAGGTGTGCCCATGATCAACAATGGCTCTGCCGCCCCCCGTAACGAACAAAACATCAACATTCCTGAAAACATGatcaacaacctcaacacTTATATCTACGATTATTTCTTGAAGCGCGGCTACCACGATTGTGCTAGGGCGCTTGTGAAGGATGAGTCCATCAAACTTAATACCGAGCCGCCGATCAAGACGAGTCCGGGTCATCGTCGCGATGCCGACGTGAACGGTGTCGACGGTGATACAATGATGACGGATGGAAAGGATGGAGATAAAATGAAGATTCCTGATGACCTCCCCCGCCCTAATCTCCCTAATGAAGGACAGCAGTCGTCATTCCTCCTTGACTGGTTTAGCCTTTTCTGGGATTTCTTCTGGGCTCAGCGCAAGAAGGGAAACAGCAATGACGTGAGGAGTTATCTTACACACACCCAGGTACGTGCTCTTTACTCTTTGCCGCCTGTCCGGACGTCTAACTGAGGCTTTGTAGAATATGATGCGCCTCAGGGAACAACATCAGAATCAATTATTACGACAGCAGCCACTGATGAATGGACAGATGGGCCAAATGAATATTCGCCGGAACGGCATGGTCCCCCCTAATCTGCAAAAGACTGTGTTGCAGAATAATACTTCTGGCCTGTACGCGCCCCCTTCCCTATCTCCTGCGCCACCTCGCAAGAGCGTTCGGACTACAATGGTACTGACTGCGTCTTTTACAGATCGCAACAACAACTCGCCCAGATGCATAAAAACCAGCAGGTCCAGCTGATGCAACAGATGCAGCGCGAGCATTCGGACATGGATATGAACGGCCATCGACCCCAGTCCCCCGCATCGGCAGAAAATGCCCCGTCTCCGTCGAAACGACCTCGCCTCGAGGGTGGCCCCATGAACGGGCAGCAACTGGCACCCAACGGACGCAGTCAGGCCCAGGGTATCCCAGGCCAGCCCACCCCGCAAGCACTTTTGATGCAGAACGGACTCAATCGGGCGATGAACCCCAATCAGTTCCAGGCTTTCCAGCAGTCGGGACCGGCTGCGCAGCAGAAACAGATGCAGGTATATGCTCACAACTTGGCCGTTCATCACACACGCTCAGCATTGACGAACCAGGGCATGCCGAATGGTATGATGAATCCCGCGAATGTCATGGCAAACCCGCAGACGGAAATGGTGTCCATACCGGAAGGCCAGGTGTATCCCATCAACGGTGACTACTATGGCGCGAATGGTCAAATGGCCCAGGTTCGGACGGGGATGCAGACGCCTGGCGGTCAGCACGGCAACCACGCTCTCCAGGATTATCAGATGCAAC
The window above is part of the Aspergillus luchuensis IFO 4308 DNA, chromosome 8, nearly complete sequence genome. Proteins encoded here:
- a CDS encoding uncharacterized protein (COG:S;~EggNog:ENOG410PQPK;~TransMembrane:2 (i160-180o192-211i)) — encoded protein: MESVQLSHSGSTTHSSSIPGMFSPDRSSHVNSSGSIADDQLQRAPNREERFTSWVADHRLDLEQRILGDRAERRESRLPGRPAPSHSSLRDAAASQYAPRGPYVPIELQSAAAGSSGETRSHARSGRDSHGAHSPPDPEDLRCRQSFVSRLKEKKLRRRLITLVISACFLILVIAIYLAFAASRTTLGRELQILLIFMILILGIVFCHSLTRFLMALLRRPDSDVATNRIPSRAGPAGYAQPARPIHVILAGDEDVGAASPNAVREKVTAPPPAYGLWRESVRINPDLLYWQRIENNNAHAPKGVGRHGSNKSRIPRPPSYTSDNGVDYVIEAQPRSFTQWRIPEESGHQP
- the somA gene encoding putative cAMP-dependent protein kinase pathway protein (Som1) (COG:S;~EggNog:ENOG410PK2C;~InterPro:IPR006594;~PFAM:PF08513;~go_function: GO:0005515 - protein binding [Evidence IEA]), with product MNQMNQMNQMNMAGMNPGAGGPVGGVPMINNGSAAPRNEQNINIPENMINNLNTYIYDYFLKRGYHDCARALVKDESIKLNTEPPIKTSPGHRRDADVNGVDGDTMMTDGKDGDKMKIPDDLPRPNLPNEGQQSSFLLDWFSLFWDFFWAQRKKGNSNDVRSYLTHTQNMMRLREQHQNQLLRQQPLMNGQMGQMNIRRNGMVPPNLQKTVLQNNTSGLSQQQLAQMHKNQQVQLMQQMQREHSDMDMNGHRPQSPASAENAPSPSKRPRLEGGPMNGQQLAPNGRSQAQGIPGQPTPQALLMQNGLNRAMNPNQFQAFQQSGPAAQQKQMQGMPNGMMNPANVMANPQTEMVSIPEGQVYPINGDYYGANGQMAQVRTGMQTPGGQHGNHALQDYQMQLMLLEQQNKRRLMMARQEQDSMARPDGQPPMPGQQLPPGTSPQGSRAGTSPNPNDQMKRGTPKMPQTGLPGSPSAADAMAQGRGSPASMNFPGGQMPPEMAGPQFFVKNMADGMAAPNGMRPPSSNPAFSAPQMGQPIQAGAGNRMPNGGWQPQQGAQGQPMAPQQSPATQPQSTGTPQERNAMPPPQAPPAPGANVGRTQPPSPQTAAPPTPQQGNKPAPKKKETKDSRKRPKKGAAAAAAAAQANTAATPSSEAEHPPTPTPSTPITPQHPNSFNKAGANATTSAPQQPTSAPAPPPLVQQPPDQTQQPFNELSIPDASAFNLDFSALENPDILENFDFDTFLNTDADTAGFGFDPNISYPTDGVETGAGDGL
- the BET3 gene encoding TRAPP complex core subunit BET3 (BUSCO:EOG09264OM7;~COG:U;~EggNog:ENOG410PK75;~InterPro:IPR024096,IPR007194,IPR016721;~PFAM:PF04051;~go_component: GO:0030008 - TRAPP complex [Evidence IEA];~go_process: GO:0048193 - Golgi vesicle transport [Evidence IEA]), producing MSSATKASRIGEELWKTRVDKVNAELVTLTYGTIVAQLCQDYDGNYQEVNKQLEKMGYNIGMRLIEDFLAKSGVGRCANFRETADMIAKVGFRIFLNIAPTVTNWTSDNNQFSLIFEENPLADFVELPDDGRAQDELWFSNILCGVLRGALEMVQMQIEAHFVSDVLRGDDTTEMRVSLVRYIEDEMPPDEE
- a CDS encoding WD40 repeat domain-containing protein (COG:A;~EggNog:ENOG410PJ2T;~InterPro:IPR036322,IPR015943,IPR001680,IPR019775, IPR020472,IPR017986;~PFAM:PF00400;~go_function: GO:0005515 - protein binding [Evidence IEA]) → MSGEKRPAQEAFGSSNQLVVKRKKSDAGLNDSTAIVQSSSQNGALIQSVPRTSGLQAPIMEMNGHSGEIFSVRFDPTAQHIASGSMDRSILLWNTYGQCENYGALSGHRGAVLDLQWSRDSRTLFSASADMTLASWDLETGQRIRRHIGHEEIINCLDISKRGQELLVSASDDGCIGIWDPRQKDAIEYLETELPITAVALSEAGNEIYSGGIDNTIHAWDLRKKGIVYSMAGHTETITSLEISPDSQTLLSNSHDSTVRTWDIRPFAPANRHVRTFDGAPVGLEKNLIRASWDPSGEKIAAGSGDRSVVVWNSKSGKILYKLPGHKGTVNDVRFSPNNEPIIVSGSSDRTLMLGELGK